Proteins encoded in a region of the Peromyscus maniculatus bairdii isolate BWxNUB_F1_BW_parent chromosome 15, HU_Pman_BW_mat_3.1, whole genome shotgun sequence genome:
- the Wdr70 gene encoding WD repeat-containing protein 70 isoform X2 → MGMRSRQRVPSRPLGGERPKASLPGRTGRSWRRGLGDGTSCRACPEWRAACAGASCRGCGALSAMEHSGPGEAPGADAAGPDPQLAVTMGFTGFGKKARTFDLEAMFEQTRRTAVERSRKTLAEPVFGRLGQRWLSPLLVDPDSIEHCDMH, encoded by the exons ATGGGGATGCGGTCTCGGCAGCGCGTTCCCTCCCGACCGCTAGGGGGCGAGCGTCCGAAAGCCTCTCTTCCCGGGCGGACCGGCCGCTCTTGGCGTCGCGGACTGGGAGACGGTACTTCCTGTCGGGCTTGCCCGGAGTGGCGCGCCGCTTGTGCGGGTGCTTCTTGCCGAGGCTGTGGGGCTCTGTCAGCCATGGAACACTCGGGCCCCGGCGAAG CGCCGGGCGCAGACGCGGCGGGACCCGACCCTCAGCTGGCGGTCACCATGGGCTTCACAGGGTTCG GGAAGAAAGCTCGCACATTTGACTTGGAGGCCATGTTTGAGCAAACTCGAAGGACAGCTGTGGAAAGAAGCCGGAAAACACTGG CGGAACCAGTATTTGGAAGGCTGGGCCAGAGGTGGCTGTCACCATTGCTTGTTGACCCAGACAGTATAGAACATTGTGACATGCACTGA